ACGTACAATACATGTAGGTattatgataaatgatttaaataGAGTGTTTTTGTAATTTCGTCTGATGACGGACAAACAACTGTAAAAACTGTTAAGTCATGCCGGACTGATTCTGCTACCAGAGGAGGAAGAGTCGTTAGTGAgcgcatttacatgcacactaataaaccgatcattatctgatttctggagttacctgattattcacgcggtcatgtaaacagcataatccgataggctttatcagataaaagccattatctgattatgagaaatcagataaacacacctagctttttccccaatagtcagattattcggtgcatgtataccctttaatctggtttctttcgggttttgctattttatactcccactccactacattttagagggaaatattgtactttctactccactacattaacctgacagtttttgttgtttcctttcagatagagattttacataaaataatatatttttatattctcagtgtttaaattgtcacttttattttatcttacttatatgttatgcactttgtgtgacaactttatatacaatacacttgtatattgctctttgcagtacttttactccgaatctacccaaagtatgtaaaattggctcaacattgataaactacacattagaatgctctcacatgtatttgttaatgataaaaacaaacagtactgtaagaatataagctgtcagcatgatgagtgctttattttgcaaatatatgacttgcgtacttttcaaggtttttcaaggatatgagtacctactgtaacaggaagtttgagttttacGTCATGTACTTGAGGGgaaatccaactgaaggactgaatcatgtaaaccaggtttttctgattatcagattattgaagtgAACGTAAACGTGTCAAAtcggattattaccattactggattattcccagttatctgattattgtgcgcaTGTAACCGTGCTCAATGACTGATCATCTATCTGGctgaaatgttgcatttataatcACTGGAGTCAGTTAACAGTGTTTGGGTTGTTCTCCAGTTACCATCACACAGGTGTATCGTGTTATCCTGAGCTTCAGTGAAGGAACCAGAGTGTAAAATTAACCACACTGTCAGCGATCACTGCGGGGATTAAATTAACTTTACACAATTAAAATGCAGCCTAAGTCATTATTCTGTGGTCAGTGTCAATAaaatgattctactgacctataaaaatatattctctttttttttttaacctcttactccagtgttttgtctgtgtcgtgatcgttttttgtttttttttcagtgatgtGATTGGTACAGTGGTTGTGGTGGTTGAGTGGTTGTGATCTGATCCTCCTGAacaggttagctgttcagccTAAGTTACCACGGTGAATTATCCCAGTAAAAAGTGAACCAGATTGGTTAACACTGACGTCACCTTGCTAACCCTAAATCCTGCTTCACAGTACTGGCCCTTGGTTTCCAAAAAGGTGGGTATACGGCTCAAGTGCTGGTAGGTTTCTATTTTAGCTGTTctaaatcaaaactaaataaGAATTATGGTTTAAAAATCAGTATTTTGATTAGCATTTAGAGAACTCTTcgcaactttgaaaaaaaattggCTACCCTCTATGTTTATGCCATAAAAACCATTGATATATAACTTTTTACCTACTCCGTAACATATTAACTTCCTCAGATATTTTACAGAGTTGACATCCGTGCTGACAGGTCACTTGTCTTTTAATTATTGTCTGATTCATGCATGTTTAATCTATTCTTGTATATTATTGACAGACCCACGATTTCACAGTTTTGTATGgcaatattaaatctaaatgtgttGTCACATCCCCAGTTATGGTGTCTGTTGTATTCTAAAAATATAGGTATTTTGCAGTGattgttattttgtttgaaaGCTGATCAGCTTGGTTACAAATATTCACATCAAAGTTTCCAAATAACAGctgatttctttaaaaatctgagACAATTAAAAAGAGAAGATTCATTTTTGAAATGCCTTTCTGTGTGCttgcagtttttcttttatatatttGTGTAATATTTAGCATTTCAAATGACGTCATCTCCGTCAATTGGCTGTCAGCTCCATCACAGAAAAGTCAGATGGATTTTTCTGTTATATTAATTAAATGTTTAcgtttacaataaataaaatataatacagtTTTGTTAATGTAGCTTTGGTGCCCCCTGCTGGCACTATCACTGCCAGCCCATTACAAGTCTGACAAAATGCCTACTCATGTACCTTGGCTCCTTTGGGCTGTATTTTACATCTCTCTTCTTGCTACAGTTGGCAAATGTCACACTTACACAGTGGTCCCGAGCATGGAGAAAGTCAAACAGCTCCTCGGTGCAATCCTCCGCTGTCGAAGGCCGAGAGCCAACTCTGGTCTCGCACAGCTCCAGACGCTCCCGGGTGTGAACACAATGCTCTGTCTCTTCACACTTCTGTCGCATCGTGTCAAGAGGATCCTGAAACGGAGTATGCAGCATTCTGAATATCTGCCTTGATGAGCGTCCTTCAAAATTCAAAAGACGATCAGTGCTACACTAAGTTGCTCCATTGGTATCTAGGGATGGGAAATGATATGATTATACTGATACTAATTCCAATATCAATTCTGTGTATTGGTCTGATTTCTTTTAACCAATTCCTGTATTGATTTCTACTCAATTTTCTTTTCAGCATCAACACAACTGTTTCATTATCTGAGTCTGAACTCAGTGTGAAAACAGAGTACAAAAGGACATGCATGTCAACATCTAAAATGTATGAAATAAGACaatatttgtacagcatttgCTTTCATTTAG
This sequence is a window from Epinephelus lanceolatus isolate andai-2023 chromosome 6, ASM4190304v1, whole genome shotgun sequence. Protein-coding genes within it:
- the uqcrh gene encoding cytochrome b-c1 complex subunit 6, mitochondrial produces the protein MVFEEKMITNGEPEDEEEEEEEEEDMVDPLDTMRQKCEETEHCVHTRERLELCETRVGSRPSTAEDCTEELFDFLHARDHCVSHKLFHSVK